A single region of the Candidatus Kryptobacter tengchongensis genome encodes:
- a CDS encoding methylenetetrahydrofolate dehydrogenase (NADP+) / methenyltetrahydrofolate cyclohydrolase, whose protein sequence is MPAQIINGKKISEEIKQEVKQQAEALFNETGVVPGLAFILVGDNPASQVYVKMKGKACEELGFYSITLKLPTETSENELIEKIQTLNSDPKIHGILVQLPLPPHIDEQKILQTIDPIKDVDGFHPVNVGKLVIGLDTYLPCTPAGIQELLKRSGINPSGKHVVIVGRSNIVGKPIANILIQKKEWANATVTVCHTGTKDIAYFTKQADILIAAMGNPEFIKGNMIKPGAIVIDVGVNRINDPNSEKGYKLVGDVHFESAYEVAGAITPVPGGVGPMTIAMLMKNTLKAALNQLKARHILN, encoded by the coding sequence ATGCCAGCACAAATAATCAATGGGAAGAAAATTTCTGAAGAAATTAAACAAGAAGTAAAACAACAAGCAGAAGCACTTTTCAATGAAACTGGCGTCGTTCCAGGACTTGCATTCATACTTGTAGGAGATAATCCTGCATCCCAGGTCTATGTTAAAATGAAAGGTAAAGCGTGTGAAGAACTCGGATTTTACTCAATAACCTTAAAACTACCCACTGAAACATCCGAAAATGAATTAATTGAAAAAATTCAAACCTTAAACTCCGACCCCAAAATTCATGGAATTCTCGTTCAACTCCCACTTCCACCGCACATTGATGAACAAAAAATTTTACAGACGATTGACCCAATTAAAGATGTTGATGGTTTTCATCCTGTAAATGTTGGAAAACTTGTCATTGGACTTGACACATATCTTCCTTGTACTCCCGCAGGGATTCAGGAACTTTTGAAAAGAAGTGGTATAAACCCATCTGGAAAACATGTTGTGATAGTCGGAAGAAGCAACATAGTTGGAAAACCAATAGCAAACATTTTGATTCAGAAAAAAGAATGGGCAAATGCGACCGTCACAGTATGTCATACGGGAACAAAAGATATCGCTTACTTTACAAAACAAGCAGATATTCTCATAGCTGCAATGGGTAATCCAGAATTTATAAAAGGTAATATGATAAAACCTGGGGCTATAGTTATTGATGTTGGTGTTAATCGGATTAACGATCCAAATTCTGAAAAAGGCTATAAACTTGTTGGAGATGTCCATTTTGAATCAGCTTATGAAGTCGCAGGAGCAATAACCCCAGTTCCAGGTGGAGTTGGTCCAATGACAATTGCTATGCTAATGAAAAACACACTGAAAGCAGCATTAAATCAGCTTAAAGCGAGACACATTTTAAACTAA
- a CDS encoding UDP-2,3-diacylglucosamine hydrolase yields the protein MEQVFFISDVHLGHGTKEINRAKEIELVRFLNLVGENSTKLFILGDFFDVWFEYKLAVPKGFTRVLGKLAELSDNGVEIFYILGNHDFWVRDYFENELGVKIFKDDLKIEINGKKFYITHGDGLSKSDKGYRILKKILRNRVNIALFSLLHPDFGLWLANASSKKSREYSINRNSQNDEKDVIEFASEKIKEGFDYVVIGHLHKPAILKIGNGFYINTGDWLWNFTYGVFSREFEIKKWNFKNEKIQRLLQKRD from the coding sequence TTGGAGCAGGTTTTCTTTATATCTGATGTTCATCTTGGGCATGGGACAAAGGAAATAAATCGTGCGAAAGAAATAGAACTTGTCCGTTTTCTTAATCTTGTTGGCGAAAATTCAACAAAACTTTTTATTCTGGGTGATTTTTTTGATGTATGGTTTGAGTACAAACTTGCCGTTCCCAAAGGATTTACACGAGTCCTCGGGAAACTTGCAGAACTTTCGGATAATGGCGTGGAAATTTTTTATATCCTCGGAAATCACGATTTTTGGGTGAGAGATTATTTTGAAAACGAGCTTGGGGTTAAAATATTTAAAGATGATTTAAAAATTGAAATCAACGGTAAAAAATTTTATATCACTCATGGTGATGGGCTCTCAAAAAGTGATAAAGGTTATAGAATTCTTAAAAAAATTTTGCGCAACAGAGTAAACATTGCTCTTTTCTCATTGCTTCACCCAGATTTCGGGCTCTGGCTTGCAAATGCATCCTCAAAAAAAAGCAGAGAATACTCAATTAACAGAAATTCACAAAATGATGAAAAAGATGTAATTGAATTCGCATCTGAAAAAATCAAGGAAGGCTTTGATTATGTAGTTATAGGTCACTTACATAAACCTGCAATTTTAAAAATTGGGAATGGATTTTATATCAACACAGGGGACTGGCTATGGAACTTTACATACGGTGTTTTCTCTCGGGAATTTGAAATTAAAAAGTGGAATTTTAAAAATGAGAAGATTCAGAGATTACTTCAAAAGCGAGATTGA
- a CDS encoding penicillin-binding protein 1A → MRRFRDYFKSEIDKEKYFNDPDYRQMILKKLKQRERIKRVILISLAISFVVYAIYLISGLPSLQQLENPTPELATKVYSYDGELLGQFYIKQRAYTPIDSIPRNLINALIATEDRKFYRHWGIDFDRVIKAMIKNILSLRIREGASTITQQLARNLYLSQELSLTRKIREAITAIQIERTYTKEEILEMYLNIAYFGMSAYGVESASFVYFGKSPSELTLAECALLVGMLRSPARYNPFEYPDRAIRVRDIVLKNMLVTGFITEEEYEKARKEPLNLNRGREYIYSGIAPHFLEYVRFLLHQKAEKYGFNIYKDGLVVYTTLDARMQRYAIKAVKEQLEELQKEFDKAWKWDKELLNAVLDKAIKQSPKYLEADSSEKNKVYKELLNDKAFVDSVKRETTRIQTGFVAIEPQTGYIKAMVGSSNFEIFKYGLNHVTQIKRQPGSAFKPFVYTVAIDNGYSPAYQLLNQPITIIMANGEKWTPSNFDGTFGGKVTLREALKMSINVVAVRVLQELAPINQVIDYAHKMGIKTEIPPYESIALGTAEVIPLQLTSAYGVFANEGVYVEPVAILRIEDRFGNVIEEAKPEKREVISRETAYIITSMLEDAVNSGTGTRVRQFFHLPCAGKTGTTQDFADAWFIGYTPNLVAGVWLGFDDRRITFGGTFGQGGRAAAPMWGRFMRYVYDDPEINMPILDFEQPPDVVSATICAESQKLATPYCPQKITDLFIRKYLPTKQCDIHTSEQKPRIMF, encoded by the coding sequence ATGAGAAGATTCAGAGATTACTTCAAAAGCGAGATTGACAAAGAAAAATACTTTAACGATCCCGATTACAGGCAAATGATATTGAAAAAACTAAAACAGCGTGAAAGGATAAAAAGAGTGATTTTAATCTCACTTGCTATTTCGTTCGTCGTCTATGCCATCTACCTTATTTCAGGGCTCCCATCTTTACAACAACTTGAAAACCCGACGCCAGAGCTTGCCACTAAAGTTTATTCTTACGATGGCGAATTACTTGGACAGTTTTATATAAAACAAAGAGCTTACACACCAATTGATAGTATCCCAAGAAATTTAATTAACGCTTTAATAGCAACTGAAGATAGAAAATTTTATAGGCATTGGGGGATTGATTTTGATAGAGTTATAAAGGCGATGATAAAAAACATATTGAGTTTAAGAATTCGTGAAGGCGCAAGCACAATCACGCAACAACTCGCAAGGAATTTATATCTTTCCCAGGAGCTCTCACTTACAAGAAAAATACGTGAAGCTATAACAGCCATACAAATTGAAAGAACATATACTAAAGAAGAGATTCTTGAAATGTATCTTAACATTGCATATTTTGGAATGAGTGCTTATGGGGTTGAATCCGCATCATTTGTATATTTCGGCAAAAGCCCAAGCGAATTAACACTCGCTGAATGTGCTCTTCTGGTTGGAATGTTAAGATCGCCAGCAAGATACAATCCATTTGAATATCCCGATAGGGCAATTAGAGTTCGTGATATAGTTTTGAAAAATATGCTTGTTACTGGCTTTATAACTGAAGAGGAATATGAAAAGGCAAGAAAAGAACCACTGAATTTAAACCGTGGTCGTGAATATATTTATTCTGGTATTGCTCCGCACTTTCTTGAATATGTTAGATTTCTGCTTCATCAAAAAGCTGAAAAATACGGATTTAATATCTACAAAGATGGTCTCGTTGTTTACACTACACTTGATGCCAGAATGCAAAGATATGCAATAAAAGCCGTAAAAGAACAGCTTGAAGAACTTCAAAAAGAATTTGATAAAGCGTGGAAATGGGATAAAGAACTTTTAAACGCTGTGCTTGATAAAGCAATTAAACAAAGTCCAAAATATCTTGAAGCGGATTCATCTGAAAAAAACAAAGTTTACAAAGAATTATTAAACGATAAAGCATTCGTTGACTCTGTAAAAAGGGAAACAACACGAATTCAAACTGGATTCGTTGCAATTGAGCCACAAACTGGATATATCAAAGCAATGGTTGGAAGTTCAAATTTTGAAATTTTTAAATACGGCTTAAACCATGTAACGCAAATAAAAAGACAACCTGGTTCAGCATTTAAACCCTTTGTTTATACAGTTGCAATTGATAATGGATATTCCCCTGCGTATCAACTCTTGAATCAGCCAATAACTATAATAATGGCAAACGGGGAAAAATGGACACCTTCAAATTTTGATGGGACTTTCGGAGGAAAGGTTACTTTAAGAGAAGCACTTAAAATGTCAATAAATGTCGTTGCTGTAAGAGTTCTTCAAGAACTTGCTCCGATTAATCAAGTTATTGATTACGCTCATAAAATGGGGATAAAAACAGAAATTCCACCTTACGAATCAATTGCTTTGGGAACAGCCGAGGTGATTCCATTACAACTTACCTCGGCTTACGGCGTTTTCGCAAATGAAGGAGTTTATGTTGAACCAGTTGCAATTTTAAGGATTGAAGATAGATTTGGAAATGTAATTGAGGAAGCTAAGCCCGAAAAGAGAGAGGTTATAAGCAGAGAAACAGCCTACATAATAACAAGCATGCTTGAAGATGCGGTTAATTCAGGAACTGGAACAAGGGTAAGGCAATTTTTCCATCTTCCATGTGCAGGTAAAACTGGGACAACTCAAGATTTTGCTGATGCTTGGTTCATTGGGTATACCCCCAATCTTGTTGCTGGCGTCTGGCTTGGATTTGATGATAGAAGGATTACTTTTGGAGGAACATTCGGACAGGGTGGAAGAGCAGCTGCTCCAATGTGGGGCAGATTTATGAGATATGTCTACGATGATCCAGAAATAAATATGCCAATTCTTGATTTTGAACAACCTCCAGATGTCGTATCCGCAACTATATGTGCAGAATCCCAAAAACTTGCAACTCCATATTGCCCACAGAAAATAACAGATCTTTTCATTAGAAAGTATCTTCCAACGAAACAATGCGACATCCACACATCTGAGCAAAAACCAAGAATTATGTTTTGA
- a CDS encoding Tetratricopeptide repeat-containing protein, with amino-acid sequence MKINFIKALFLIIINFAFAQTQNELNLLRLAQSFERAGEYERALKIYEELYTQNPENRVYLEALVRLNIQTKNYEKAINLARLWLSSHPDDIDMMGKLGDAHFKAGKEKEAIEIWDKAVRTFRNNPGVYRMIADYLIQNRLYDKAIEYLTTAQKIAGVSELYSFEIAMLYEFTMRFDKAVEEYIKILRRTPSMIPSVKSRMSSYIDRPEVVKQILPVLESEAKISKQNIGIIELYSWVLIEAKDYQKALEVQKQLDKITFANGEVILNFARDLFNQGIYHVAVKAYASIVENYPDSKILPEAKFGLIRSNEEMLRLKFGSLETPDSLFYSQLQGVENDYIKFSNEYAGTKYEAEALFRLGLLKLDIHFDLDQAQRYFEEIERKFMLHLGKEAILKLGEILTLKGDINSAREKYLYLMGVKNFADSLRVKFLLAQLDYYEGNFNLALKTLEEISKFTSSDFSNDAIELMLKIQSNRFPSDEYLKMFAISELKIKQRKFGEAISLLEDINSKCPNCPIADDVIFTLSKTYFSINKFDEALKYAEILLNEHPESIYIDDALMEKGLIFQKLGKTELAIDSYTKLISKFPNSIFVNEARKKIRELRGEIQ; translated from the coding sequence ATGAAGATAAATTTTATAAAAGCCCTGTTCCTTATCATAATAAATTTTGCATTTGCTCAAACTCAAAACGAGTTAAATCTATTACGGCTTGCCCAATCCTTTGAAAGAGCAGGTGAATACGAAAGGGCTTTGAAAATTTACGAAGAACTTTACACGCAAAATCCTGAAAACAGAGTTTATCTTGAAGCCCTCGTAAGATTAAACATACAAACAAAAAACTACGAAAAAGCAATTAACCTTGCACGCCTGTGGCTCTCATCTCACCCAGATGATATTGACATGATGGGAAAACTTGGAGATGCTCATTTCAAAGCTGGAAAAGAAAAAGAGGCGATTGAAATATGGGACAAAGCTGTCAGAACATTCCGAAATAACCCAGGGGTTTATAGAATGATTGCTGATTACCTCATTCAAAATCGTCTCTATGATAAAGCAATTGAATATCTCACAACTGCACAGAAAATAGCTGGCGTCTCGGAACTTTACTCATTTGAAATAGCAATGCTCTACGAATTCACAATGAGATTTGACAAAGCAGTTGAAGAATACATAAAAATTTTGAGAAGAACCCCAAGCATGATCCCAAGCGTTAAGTCAAGGATGTCATCTTACATAGATAGACCCGAGGTCGTTAAACAAATTTTGCCAGTGCTTGAATCTGAAGCAAAAATTTCAAAGCAAAACATAGGGATAATTGAACTTTATTCCTGGGTTTTAATTGAAGCCAAAGATTATCAAAAAGCTCTTGAAGTTCAAAAACAACTTGACAAAATTACATTTGCAAATGGAGAAGTTATTTTAAATTTCGCCAGAGATCTTTTCAATCAAGGAATTTACCATGTCGCGGTAAAAGCTTACGCATCAATCGTTGAAAATTATCCAGATTCAAAAATTTTACCCGAGGCGAAATTTGGTTTGATTCGCTCAAATGAAGAAATGTTAAGATTAAAATTCGGCTCACTTGAAACCCCAGATTCTTTATTTTATTCTCAACTTCAAGGAGTTGAAAACGACTATATCAAATTTTCAAATGAATATGCGGGGACAAAATATGAGGCTGAAGCGCTGTTTCGCTTGGGTCTTTTAAAACTTGATATCCACTTTGACCTTGATCAAGCACAGAGATATTTTGAGGAAATTGAAAGAAAATTTATGCTTCATCTCGGGAAAGAGGCGATATTAAAACTTGGTGAGATACTCACACTTAAAGGGGACATAAATTCAGCAAGGGAAAAATATCTTTACTTGATGGGTGTTAAAAACTTCGCCGACTCATTAAGGGTAAAATTTTTGCTTGCCCAACTTGATTACTACGAGGGGAATTTTAACCTTGCACTTAAAACACTGGAAGAGATTTCAAAGTTTACATCTTCTGACTTTTCAAACGACGCAATTGAACTAATGTTGAAAATTCAATCAAATCGTTTTCCATCTGATGAGTATTTGAAAATGTTTGCAATATCTGAATTGAAAATAAAACAAAGAAAATTCGGTGAAGCTATATCACTCCTTGAAGATATAAACTCAAAATGTCCAAACTGTCCAATAGCTGATGATGTAATTTTCACACTTTCAAAAACATATTTTTCAATTAACAAATTTGACGAAGCGCTGAAATATGCTGAAATTTTGCTAAATGAACATCCAGAAAGCATTTATATAGATGATGCGCTGATGGAAAAGGGATTGATTTTTCAAAAACTTGGGAAAACTGAGCTTGCGATTGACTCTTATACGAAACTCATTTCAAAATTTCCGAATTCTATATTTGTGAATGAAGCGAGAAAAAAGATAAGAGAATTAAGAGGCGAAATACAATGA
- a CDS encoding Por secretion system C-terminal sorting domain-containing protein, which produces MKKHLNKISWICRILMVLAIFISSILFAQPPANVVVLQGRIARDSTLTADKQYLLRGFVTVERGATLRIEPGTVIYGEKETKGTLIIKRGGKIYANGTKDKPIVFTSAQAPGQRSAGDWGGVIILGEAPINVPGGTAVIEGGLGDDGIYGGNNPDDSSGVFRYVRIEFTGIPYQPDNEINGLTLGGVGRKTLIEYVQVSYSGDDAFEWFGGNVNAKYLISYKTLDDDFDSDFGWSGKVQFALALRDPNIADISGSNGFESDNDGTGTTNTPRTSPILSNVTLIGPMPDTTFTGYNPNYKRGAHIRRSSRLSFYNSVVLGWPVGIYLDGSNVVNDAQNDTLQIRNVILAGIKSANQVTTNVSGFNAKDWFLRSQYNNRIYSTVNEIKLSDPFNLSNPKPIPLSDSPLIGIADFTNQRLQDPFFAKVNWVGAFGPDSTQRWDLGWTNYDPQNTDYSRFVKVYDKVSETPSKFELKQNYPNPFNPETTIEFALPRSSNVTLIVYNSLGQEVAKLINEHLSAGSYKVKFDGVNLPSGVYFYKLTTDDQSSVKKMILIK; this is translated from the coding sequence ATGAAAAAGCATCTTAACAAAATCAGCTGGATATGCCGTATCTTAATGGTATTAGCCATCTTTATTAGTTCAATTTTATTTGCTCAACCGCCTGCAAATGTTGTAGTTTTGCAGGGAAGGATTGCAAGGGATTCAACTCTCACTGCCGACAAACAATATCTTTTGCGTGGATTTGTCACGGTTGAGAGGGGAGCAACTTTGAGGATTGAGCCTGGCACAGTAATTTATGGGGAGAAAGAAACGAAAGGAACGCTTATTATAAAGCGCGGTGGCAAAATTTATGCAAATGGAACAAAGGATAAACCAATCGTTTTCACAAGTGCTCAAGCGCCAGGTCAAAGGAGTGCAGGCGATTGGGGTGGAGTTATAATTCTCGGTGAAGCACCCATCAATGTTCCAGGTGGAACAGCAGTCATTGAAGGAGGGCTTGGAGACGATGGAATTTATGGCGGAAATAATCCAGATGATAGTAGTGGTGTTTTTAGATATGTTAGAATTGAATTTACAGGGATCCCGTATCAACCAGATAATGAAATTAATGGTCTTACACTTGGAGGAGTGGGAAGAAAAACTTTGATTGAATATGTTCAGGTAAGTTATTCAGGAGATGATGCATTTGAATGGTTTGGAGGAAATGTTAACGCTAAATATCTTATTTCTTATAAAACACTTGATGACGATTTTGATTCAGATTTTGGGTGGTCTGGTAAAGTTCAATTTGCCCTTGCGTTAAGAGATCCAAATATAGCAGATATAAGTGGAAGCAATGGCTTTGAATCTGATAACGATGGAACTGGCACAACAAACACTCCAAGAACAAGTCCGATACTTAGCAATGTGACGCTTATCGGACCAATGCCTGATACAACTTTTACAGGCTATAATCCAAACTATAAAAGGGGAGCTCATATTAGGCGTTCATCAAGGTTGAGCTTCTATAATAGTGTAGTTTTGGGTTGGCCAGTGGGAATTTATCTTGATGGTTCTAATGTTGTAAACGATGCTCAAAATGATACGCTTCAAATAAGAAATGTTATATTGGCTGGAATCAAGTCTGCGAACCAAGTTACTACGAATGTTTCTGGATTTAACGCAAAAGATTGGTTTTTAAGATCTCAATACAATAATCGCATTTATTCAACTGTAAATGAAATTAAACTTTCCGATCCGTTCAATCTTTCAAATCCAAAGCCAATTCCTTTATCTGATTCACCTTTAATTGGTATAGCAGATTTTACAAATCAACGATTGCAGGACCCGTTTTTCGCAAAAGTTAACTGGGTTGGTGCTTTTGGTCCAGATTCAACTCAGAGATGGGATCTTGGTTGGACAAATTATGATCCGCAAAATACTGATTATTCAAGATTTGTAAAGGTTTATGATAAAGTTTCAGAGACGCCTTCTAAATTTGAATTAAAGCAAAATTATCCAAATCCATTTAACCCAGAGACAACTATAGAATTTGCTTTGCCGAGATCATCAAATGTTACCTTAATTGTTTACAATTCTCTTGGTCAAGAGGTTGCAAAGCTTATTAATGAACATCTTTCAGCTGGTTCATATAAAGTTAAATTTGATGGGGTGAATCTCCCAAGCGGGGTATATTTTTACAAATTAACAACGGATGATCAATCTTCTGTTAAGAAGATGATTTTGATTAAATAA
- a CDS encoding TonB dependent receptor, which produces MRKKLLILLIAIASVSLAQYKISGRVFDLTTGEALISANVFIPELNVGTTTDFNGEFVINVGKSSFRMRVSYVGYKTIDTLITISGETKLNIGLQAEAIKFKEVEVSGSAVNDNVSLKGFMASKQISTGIFDGLSYEQIKLTTASTSSELMGKVVGVSIRQDKFVNVRGVDERYNIAVLNGSFLPSPEADKKAFTFDLIPAGLVQSIKVVKTFSPDLPGNFSGGFVDIKTIEFPDSTVNSANLSFSGIPDATFKKFFVYGMNRLSFFGASDKTSGLPPSLPEDITRVPIEQRNIYAKDIKNLWNRNSLYSLPNFRTNFLSVGKIFWGRFSYSVGVIYESYSHKKDFEVYEYEGDWSKRFEFSGNRILREVRFANSLELKAKFSNQVVGVRGLLVGLFEDESAQMRGFQYTDQGAEQIHMAIKFNQRNLYFGQIYGENNFGDVNFKWQGSISSVLNIEPDTRRLVYGRDMNNPDAKFTVILGPQANLKNGGILSSNLKDEVREIRTSVKLPIFGFNLKTGFDFWETRRNFKFRLIGVVVNLNGVTDWKMYYLPADSIFIPENFKRNGFSLDEYKAGTNKYKAYDKNVSTYLLLDLPFKMKNQVFNLSTGFRIEKVNQNIYTRDFADVRDVVIAKRYFEVLPSVELKYSPTYMMNIKLSYSQTINKPELREISPFAYFDFYTQTSVRGDSALKRALIFNYDLRFELFGLSDDMISVGIFHKHINSPIEKVIVSGSALGSERTFKNARFANVLGIEFEFVKNIWWVKIIGNLSLIKSRVDVERTEGTIERKGRSLQGQAPYLVNVLIVYEKPNSKFNSSLSFNLTGPRVYDVATQYSSDIIEQARYQVDLKFAYELSKNLTLNLTGKNITAKPVVLKQGDYVYQKISTIMSISFGLNVKF; this is translated from the coding sequence ATGAGGAAAAAATTACTAATTCTACTCATCGCAATAGCAAGCGTTTCATTAGCTCAATACAAGATATCGGGTAGGGTTTTTGATCTAACAACTGGGGAAGCGCTTATTTCCGCTAATGTTTTTATTCCGGAACTAAATGTTGGCACAACCACAGATTTCAATGGGGAGTTCGTTATAAATGTTGGGAAATCAAGCTTTAGAATGAGAGTAAGTTATGTTGGGTATAAAACAATTGATACTTTGATAACGATTAGTGGAGAAACAAAACTTAACATTGGATTGCAAGCGGAGGCTATTAAGTTCAAAGAAGTTGAAGTAAGTGGTTCTGCTGTAAACGATAATGTTTCTTTGAAAGGTTTTATGGCAAGTAAGCAGATAAGCACCGGGATATTTGATGGTTTAAGTTATGAGCAGATAAAGTTAACAACAGCTTCAACTTCATCTGAGCTTATGGGCAAGGTCGTTGGGGTTTCAATAAGGCAGGACAAGTTCGTGAATGTTCGTGGGGTTGACGAAAGGTATAACATTGCTGTTTTAAACGGTTCTTTTCTCCCCAGCCCTGAGGCAGATAAAAAAGCATTTACATTTGACCTAATACCTGCAGGTCTTGTTCAAAGCATAAAAGTTGTAAAAACATTTTCTCCCGATTTACCAGGGAATTTCTCCGGTGGATTTGTTGATATTAAGACAATTGAATTTCCAGACTCAACCGTTAATTCAGCGAATTTATCTTTTTCTGGGATCCCAGATGCAACTTTTAAAAAGTTCTTCGTTTATGGTATGAACAGGTTAAGTTTCTTTGGTGCTTCAGATAAAACCTCTGGGTTGCCCCCAAGTTTGCCAGAGGACATTACGCGAGTTCCAATTGAACAAAGGAACATTTATGCGAAAGATATTAAAAATCTCTGGAATAGAAATTCGCTTTATAGTTTGCCTAATTTTAGAACTAATTTTTTAAGTGTTGGCAAGATATTTTGGGGTAGATTTAGCTATTCAGTTGGTGTTATCTATGAAAGTTATTCTCATAAGAAGGATTTTGAGGTTTACGAATATGAAGGAGATTGGTCAAAAAGATTTGAATTTAGTGGAAATAGAATTTTGAGAGAAGTAAGATTTGCAAATTCGCTTGAGCTTAAAGCAAAGTTTTCAAATCAAGTGGTAGGAGTTCGTGGGCTTTTAGTTGGATTGTTTGAAGACGAGTCGGCGCAAATGCGCGGATTTCAATATACCGATCAAGGAGCGGAGCAAATTCACATGGCAATAAAATTTAACCAGAGAAATCTTTATTTCGGACAGATCTACGGGGAAAATAATTTTGGGGATGTTAATTTTAAATGGCAAGGTTCAATATCTTCGGTTTTGAATATAGAACCTGATACGAGGAGACTTGTATACGGTAGAGATATGAATAATCCTGATGCAAAGTTTACAGTTATACTTGGACCACAGGCAAACCTTAAAAATGGTGGCATCCTTTCTTCAAATTTGAAAGATGAGGTGAGGGAGATAAGGACAAGTGTTAAGTTACCGATTTTCGGTTTTAATCTTAAAACAGGTTTTGACTTTTGGGAAACGAGACGCAATTTTAAATTTCGCTTAATCGGTGTGGTTGTAAACTTAAACGGGGTAACAGACTGGAAGATGTATTATCTTCCAGCTGATTCAATTTTCATTCCAGAGAATTTCAAACGAAATGGTTTCTCGCTTGATGAATATAAAGCTGGGACGAATAAATATAAAGCGTATGACAAAAATGTGTCAACTTATCTATTGCTTGATTTGCCGTTTAAAATGAAAAATCAAGTTTTTAATCTCTCAACTGGTTTTAGAATTGAGAAAGTTAATCAAAACATATACACTCGGGATTTCGCTGATGTCAGAGATGTTGTAATTGCTAAGAGATATTTTGAGGTTTTGCCGTCAGTTGAATTGAAATACTCACCTACTTATATGATGAATATCAAACTCTCCTATAGTCAAACAATTAACAAACCAGAATTAAGGGAAATTTCGCCATTTGCGTATTTTGATTTCTACACACAGACAAGCGTTAGAGGTGATTCGGCGTTAAAGCGAGCTTTGATTTTTAATTATGATTTAAGATTTGAACTCTTCGGTTTAAGCGATGATATGATCTCGGTTGGAATTTTTCACAAGCATATAAATTCACCAATTGAGAAAGTTATAGTTTCAGGAAGTGCTTTAGGCTCCGAGAGGACATTTAAAAATGCGAGGTTTGCCAATGTTTTGGGGATTGAATTTGAGTTTGTTAAAAATATATGGTGGGTGAAGATCATCGGAAATTTATCTTTGATTAAATCTCGGGTTGATGTTGAGCGAACCGAAGGAACGATAGAAAGGAAAGGAAGAAGTTTACAAGGTCAAGCTCCATACCTTGTGAATGTTTTGATTGTGTATGAGAAACCAAATTCAAAGTTTAATTCAAGTCTCTCTTTTAATTTAACTGGTCCAAGGGTCTACGATGTAGCAACACAGTATTCAAGTGATATAATTGAGCAGGCAAGGTATCAAGTGGATTTAAAATTTGCATATGAATTGAGCAAAAATTTAACATTGAATTTAACTGGTAAAAATATCACTGCAAAACCAGTTGTTTTGAAACAGGGGGATTATGTTTATCAGAAAATTTCAACAATTATGAGCATATCGTTTGGGCTTAATGTTAAGTTTTAA